One Brassica napus cultivar Da-Ae chromosome A5, Da-Ae, whole genome shotgun sequence DNA window includes the following coding sequences:
- the LOC125608855 gene encoding large ribosomal RNA subunit accumulation protein YCED homolog 1, chloroplastic-like encodes MSLLCSSSCVAPPLPQTKQSSPSFLKLKTGTVILCSAIGYPNSTTGLRKHIGYLFTGPHKLGRLRKSQILVSPESFTENSTIDIDWEDQEDVEDTGSPWEGSVMYRRNASVTHVEYCTTLERLGLGKLSTEVSKKRASSMGLRVTKDVKDYPDGTPVQVSVDVIRKKKKLRLDGIVRTVITLGCNR; translated from the coding sequence ATGTCTCTGCTTTGCTCTTCATCTTGTGTAGCTCCCCCCTTGCCACAGACCAAACAGTCAAGCCCAAGTTTTCTGAAACTCAAAACAGGCACCGTAATTCTATGTTCTGCCATTGGCTACCCTAATTCCACCACTGGTTTAAGAAAGCACATCGGCTACTTGTTCACAGGACCGCATAAGCTTGGTAGGCTAAGAAAGAGTCAGATACTAGTTAGTCCAGAGTCTTTTACAGAGAACAGCACAATAGATATTGATTGGGAAGATCAGGAGGACGTCGAGGATACTGGTTCACCATGGGAAGGTTCGGTTATGTACAGGAGAAATGCGTCAGTCACACATGTGGAATACTGCACCACCTTAGAGAGGCTTGGGTTGGGGAAGTTGTCCACTGAGGTCTCGAAGAAGAGGGCTTCTTCAATGGGACTTAGAGTGACCAAAGATGTTAAGGATTATCCGGACGGGACACCTGTTCAAGTTTCGGTTGATGTCatacggaagaagaagaagctgagacTCGATGGGATTGTCAGGACTGTTATCACACTTGGCTGCAACAGGTAG